Proteins encoded within one genomic window of Bacillus thuringiensis:
- a CDS encoding FeoA family protein has translation MVSANIKPLSEFKTGEFVQIEKIQLEGTMKRRLLDLGFIPGATIKVLQRSPLGDPVAYQVSNTTIALRKEESSLIFGVLIGDDFR, from the coding sequence ATGGTATCGGCTAATATAAAACCACTTTCCGAATTTAAGACAGGAGAGTTTGTACAAATTGAGAAGATACAATTAGAAGGAACTATGAAACGACGTTTATTAGATTTAGGATTTATCCCTGGGGCAACAATTAAAGTATTACAACGTAGTCCACTTGGAGATCCGGTCGCTTATCAAGTAAGCAACACCACTATTGCACTACGCAAGGAAGAAAGTTCCCTTATTTTCGGGGTATTAATAGGAGATGATTTCAGATGA
- a CDS encoding SH3 domain-containing protein, whose protein sequence is MNMKATALTATTVAIASLLPSMGETTVQTANAEQLSNVKTGYVKVDQVALHAQDNANSSSIDTIRFNTKVNILETTNSWYKVSVNNKVGYVQKDAILLKNKLQSNNQYIVNANALNVRSEPNLESSILDVLPNGKFVTIQEEQGEWYKILHNGKTGYVQKAFVSNGSQPLVKGITVQNNTKYTVATPKLNVRSTASTSSALLGSLQNGTQIQVVETVGTWYKIRFGTGYGYVAKHYVVQNQTQSQTQTAQPTSIPAVFKFPTQGRISSTFDMRWEQMHYGIDIAAQGNVSIQAAAAGKVVKSYYSASYGNVVFIAHQLNGKLYTTVYAHMKDRTVQAGDQVQAGQLVGHMGNTGHSYGQHLHFELHNGEWNFEKTNAVNPLPYLVR, encoded by the coding sequence ATGAACATGAAAGCTACTGCTTTAACAGCAACTACTGTCGCAATTGCCTCTTTACTTCCTTCTATGGGAGAAACAACCGTACAAACAGCCAACGCTGAACAATTATCTAACGTGAAAACTGGATATGTCAAAGTCGATCAAGTAGCCTTACATGCACAAGATAACGCAAATAGCTCATCAATTGATACAATTCGCTTTAATACGAAAGTAAACATACTTGAAACAACTAATAGCTGGTATAAAGTATCTGTTAATAATAAAGTAGGTTACGTACAAAAAGATGCTATTCTACTAAAAAACAAACTTCAATCTAATAATCAATACATCGTTAATGCCAATGCATTAAACGTTCGTTCTGAACCTAATTTAGAATCTTCAATTTTAGATGTATTACCAAATGGGAAATTCGTTACCATTCAAGAAGAACAAGGTGAGTGGTATAAAATTTTACATAATGGCAAAACAGGTTACGTACAAAAGGCATTCGTGTCTAATGGTTCACAGCCTTTAGTAAAAGGCATCACAGTCCAAAATAATACGAAATACACAGTTGCAACACCTAAACTTAATGTACGTAGCACTGCTAGTACAAGTAGTGCACTACTTGGTTCATTACAAAATGGTACACAAATACAAGTAGTGGAAACTGTCGGAACGTGGTATAAAATTCGTTTTGGCACAGGATACGGATATGTAGCAAAGCATTATGTGGTGCAAAATCAAACGCAATCACAAACTCAAACAGCTCAACCTACTTCCATTCCAGCAGTTTTCAAATTCCCTACTCAAGGAAGAATTAGCTCAACCTTTGATATGCGCTGGGAACAAATGCATTATGGGATAGATATTGCAGCTCAGGGTAATGTCTCTATCCAAGCTGCGGCTGCAGGTAAAGTTGTGAAATCATATTATTCAGCTAGCTATGGCAATGTTGTGTTCATCGCTCATCAACTAAACGGGAAACTATATACAACAGTCTATGCTCATATGAAAGATCGCACTGTACAAGCTGGCGATCAAGTACAAGCTGGACAATTAGTAGGTCATATGGGAAACACAGGTCATTCATACGGGCAACATCTTCATTTTGAATTACACAATGGAGAATGGAATTTTGAAAAAACAAATGCAGTAAACCCACTGCCATATTTAGTTAGGTAA
- the pstA gene encoding phosphate ABC transporter permease PstA, translating into MNARTVNKVWTGIFYAVAALVVALLVFLVFEILQKGWGFWDPNFLFGEPSNTRAGGGIGPQLFNSFYMLVITLIISIPLGLGAGIYLAEYAKQGRFLNFVRLCIETMASLPSIVVGLFGLLVFVTMTGWGYTVMGGALALTILNLPGLTRVCENAISEVPSNVKEASLGLGATKWQTITRIIIPSSLPQIITGVILAAGRIFGEAAALIYTAGLTSPILNSAADFSSPAHPLNPFRPAETLAVHIWKLNSEGIIPDAKLIATKSAAVLIIMVLLFNVISRLVASILHKRFTGAKRKSKTTKKVKAA; encoded by the coding sequence ATGAATGCAAGAACGGTAAATAAAGTTTGGACAGGTATATTTTATGCGGTTGCGGCTTTAGTTGTAGCTTTGCTAGTGTTCTTAGTATTTGAGATTTTACAAAAGGGATGGGGTTTTTGGGATCCTAATTTCTTGTTTGGAGAACCAAGCAATACAAGAGCTGGTGGTGGGATTGGTCCGCAGTTATTCAATTCCTTCTATATGCTTGTTATAACGCTTATTATATCTATCCCCCTTGGATTAGGTGCTGGAATATATTTAGCGGAGTATGCAAAACAAGGGCGTTTTTTAAATTTTGTTCGTTTATGTATCGAGACAATGGCATCTTTACCTTCTATTGTTGTTGGTTTATTCGGTTTGTTAGTGTTCGTTACAATGACAGGATGGGGATACACAGTAATGGGTGGTGCCCTTGCTTTAACGATTTTAAACTTGCCAGGTTTAACGCGTGTTTGTGAAAATGCGATTTCAGAGGTTCCTTCTAATGTGAAAGAGGCGAGTCTTGGATTAGGTGCAACAAAATGGCAAACGATTACTCGTATTATTATTCCGTCGTCACTACCACAAATTATTACAGGTGTTATTTTAGCGGCAGGTCGTATATTTGGGGAAGCGGCGGCATTAATTTATACAGCGGGTTTAACATCTCCAATTTTAAATTCAGCAGCGGACTTCTCAAGTCCTGCTCATCCTTTAAATCCATTTAGACCAGCTGAAACGTTAGCGGTTCACATTTGGAAGTTAAATTCCGAAGGGATTATTCCGGATGCGAAGTTAATTGCGACAAAATCTGCAGCTGTATTAATTATTATGGTATTACTATTCAATGTTATTTCACGCTTGGTAGCATCTATATTGCACAAGCGTTTTACAGGGGCGAAAAGAAAAAGTAAAACGACGAAGAAAGTAAAAGCGGCATAA
- a CDS encoding AAA family ATPase: MFFLQMSGFPGTGKSTVSKYIAKLTGAVIVDHDVLKSALLQSLEMKGIEAAIVGGVSYDVEWVLINSYLEQGHSVILDSPCLYEGMVEKGIKLSNKYGVKYKYIECYLNDMEEINNRLQIRKRMVSQIEKVESEVAFKKWLDGSKRPLNSEYLVVDSSEPLERYAEKVMDYMSS; this comes from the coding sequence TTGTTTTTTCTACAAATGTCAGGTTTTCCTGGAACAGGAAAATCGACAGTTTCTAAGTATATAGCGAAGTTAACAGGTGCTGTAATTGTAGATCATGATGTTTTGAAATCCGCATTGTTACAATCATTAGAAATGAAAGGAATTGAAGCGGCGATTGTTGGAGGAGTATCATACGACGTTGAATGGGTATTGATTAATTCATATTTAGAACAAGGACATAGTGTGATATTGGATAGTCCATGTCTATATGAAGGGATGGTTGAAAAAGGAATTAAGCTGTCTAATAAATATGGTGTGAAATATAAATATATTGAGTGTTATCTGAATGATATGGAAGAGATTAATAATAGGTTACAAATACGTAAGCGTATGGTCAGTCAAATTGAAAAGGTAGAGTCGGAAGTAGCTTTTAAAAAGTGGTTAGATGGTAGTAAAAGACCTCTAAATAGTGAATATCTTGTTGTGGATTCTAGTGAACCTCTAGAGCGGTATGCGGAGAAAGTGATGGATTATATGAGTAGTTAG
- a CDS encoding CBS domain-containing protein — MTRVRDLMSTHIVHCTPLDNVYEAAVKMKEESIGLIPVVENEQVVGLVTDRDLVVRGIAEKHPGSNKITNVMTTNIVSVAPDDSIEKATELMAQYQIRRLPVVESGQLVGMLALGDLATRKSADDQAGFALSEISEHTE, encoded by the coding sequence ATGACACGAGTGAGAGACCTTATGAGTACTCATATTGTACATTGTACACCGCTAGACAATGTATACGAGGCTGCTGTAAAGATGAAAGAAGAATCGATTGGATTGATTCCGGTTGTTGAAAATGAGCAAGTTGTTGGGCTTGTTACGGATCGCGATTTAGTTGTTAGAGGCATTGCTGAGAAACATCCTGGATCTAATAAAATTACAAATGTAATGACAACAAATATTGTTTCAGTTGCTCCAGATGATTCTATTGAAAAAGCTACAGAGTTAATGGCACAGTATCAAATTAGACGATTACCAGTAGTTGAAAGTGGTCAACTTGTTGGGATGCTAGCATTAGGTGATTTAGCTACAAGAAAATCGGCAGATGATCAAGCGGGATTCGCTTTAAGTGAAATCTCGGAGCATACGGAATGA
- a CDS encoding phosphate ABC transporter substrate-binding protein PstS, with the protein MVMKKGIKFSLAALVVAGSLVGCGKAEETSGKDAKGSGNAKQELSGTIAAAGSTALQPLAEEAGKKFMEKNSNVSIQVQGGGSGTGINQVASGAVQIGNSDVPSADKIKDADKAKELVDNKVAGIAFALVVNKDVKVDNLTVQQVQDIFTGKVTNWKEVGGKDEKINVINRPASSGTRATFEKTIMKDAKINDGTGTTQDSNGAVEQAINSTPGSVSYLAMSYMVGEKKGALQTVKIDGAEPKVENISSGKYPFWSYEYMVTKGEAKEATKAYIDYVKGKDFEKQVEDMGYIPMSKLNK; encoded by the coding sequence ATGGTTATGAAAAAGGGTATTAAATTTTCTTTAGCAGCTTTAGTGGTAGCGGGTTCATTAGTGGGATGTGGAAAAGCAGAAGAGACATCAGGTAAAGATGCTAAAGGAAGTGGTAATGCAAAACAAGAATTGTCAGGTACGATAGCAGCTGCAGGCTCTACAGCACTTCAACCTCTTGCAGAGGAAGCTGGAAAGAAATTTATGGAGAAAAATTCAAACGTTTCTATTCAAGTGCAAGGTGGCGGTAGTGGAACTGGAATTAACCAAGTAGCTTCTGGTGCAGTCCAAATTGGTAACTCAGATGTTCCATCTGCAGATAAAATAAAAGATGCTGATAAGGCGAAAGAATTAGTAGATAACAAGGTAGCGGGTATTGCATTCGCACTTGTCGTAAATAAAGATGTAAAAGTTGATAATTTAACAGTACAACAAGTACAAGATATCTTCACTGGAAAAGTAACAAACTGGAAAGAGGTAGGCGGGAAAGATGAAAAAATCAACGTAATTAACCGTCCGGCTTCTTCTGGTACACGTGCTACATTTGAAAAAACAATTATGAAAGACGCGAAAATTAATGACGGAACTGGTACTACACAAGATTCTAACGGTGCAGTAGAGCAAGCGATTAACTCTACTCCAGGTTCAGTGAGTTATTTAGCAATGTCTTACATGGTTGGCGAGAAAAAAGGTGCGCTACAAACAGTGAAAATTGATGGTGCTGAACCAAAAGTTGAAAACATTTCGTCTGGGAAATATCCATTCTGGTCTTACGAGTACATGGTAACGAAAGGTGAGGCAAAAGAAGCAACAAAAGCTTATATTGACTATGTAAAAGGTAAAGATTTTGAAAAGCAAGTAGAAGATATGGGTTATATTCCGATGTCTAAATTAAATAAGTAA
- a CDS encoding DUF3965 domain-containing protein, with amino-acid sequence MKAVQRDPNWNLVTDTYIEPNNFAELFSLLVPCHPKGEGKERTILVWKEKEFYKEENLAAFIVYGMNKAKNLPQFHKDEIPTLVRILRLCQEIGWYEEANTFMVNQGLAEFVHTSLEYETWDLLTQAVALNYLIIKYRIGELTDGDVEIWDRVKFNEKCIKECKHLLSHKEVLEFTFFYMCKRAKFLSKEQLNSDMMSLAMYCNTFVYDLYTHDLLRKYRKCTDFLSYYGPSQAVLACQRAVLSQISDRLDPLKTTHVDDYLYVMKDMMEHMTIGIMDRYDHFIGKLLSYVPFFEMIQVPQHAYYCEELLYICKGIEYKEEILRNYIFIQLHDCLPSFFKLFLKNKRYATIHDILFYWCDDEQRMSLEKKYNLSFIYEKYACG; translated from the coding sequence ATGAAAGCTGTACAGCGCGATCCAAATTGGAATTTGGTTACAGATACATATATAGAACCAAATAATTTCGCTGAATTATTTTCTTTGCTTGTACCTTGTCATCCAAAAGGTGAAGGGAAAGAACGAACTATATTAGTGTGGAAAGAAAAAGAATTTTATAAAGAAGAAAATTTAGCGGCATTTATCGTATATGGAATGAATAAAGCAAAGAATTTACCACAGTTTCATAAAGATGAAATTCCAACTTTAGTACGTATTCTTCGCTTATGCCAAGAGATTGGTTGGTATGAAGAAGCAAATACTTTTATGGTAAATCAAGGACTAGCTGAGTTTGTTCACACTTCATTGGAATATGAAACGTGGGATCTTTTGACGCAAGCGGTTGCTTTAAACTATTTAATTATTAAATATCGTATTGGTGAATTGACTGATGGGGATGTAGAAATTTGGGATAGAGTTAAATTTAATGAGAAATGTATAAAGGAGTGTAAACATCTATTATCCCATAAAGAAGTATTGGAATTTACATTCTTTTATATGTGTAAGAGAGCTAAGTTCCTATCAAAGGAACAATTAAATAGTGATATGATGAGTCTAGCGATGTATTGTAATACTTTTGTGTATGATTTATATACACATGACTTATTACGGAAATATCGTAAGTGTACAGACTTCCTATCATATTATGGACCTAGTCAAGCAGTATTAGCTTGTCAAAGAGCTGTACTTTCTCAAATTTCAGATCGATTAGACCCATTAAAGACTACTCATGTAGATGATTATTTATATGTAATGAAAGATATGATGGAGCATATGACGATAGGAATAATGGATCGATATGATCATTTTATTGGAAAATTATTATCATATGTGCCATTTTTCGAAATGATTCAAGTTCCACAGCATGCATATTATTGTGAAGAATTACTGTATATTTGTAAGGGCATTGAATATAAAGAAGAAATATTACGCAATTATATATTTATACAATTACATGATTGTCTGCCATCATTCTTTAAACTATTTCTTAAAAATAAGCGTTATGCAACGATTCATGACATTCTGTTCTATTGGTGCGATGATGAACAAAGGATGAGCTTGGAGAAAAAATATAATCTTAGCTTTATTTATGAAAAATATGCTTGTGGATAA
- a CDS encoding efflux RND transporter permease subunit, with amino-acid sequence MDRLTKFSLKNRAAVIIMVFLISILGVYSGSKLPMEFLPSIDNPAVTVTTLSPGLDAEAMTKEVTDPLEKQFRNLEHIDNITSSTHEGLSRIDIAYTSKANMKDAAREVEKAINIIKLPKDATKPVVSQLNTSMIPLAQIAIQKQNGFSKADEKQIEKEIVPQLESIDGVANVMFFGKSTSELSITLDPNQLKNKNVTTEQILKVLQGKETSTPAGAVTVNKEEYNLRVIGDIKNIDDIKNITVAPQVQLQDVAQIELKQHYDTISHINGEEGTGLIIMKEPSKNAVAIGKEIDEKIKDISKQYKDQFSIKLLASTHEQVENAVTSMGKEVILGAIAATLIILIFLRNFRTTLIAVVSIPLSILLTLFLLHQSNITLNTLTLGGLAVAVGRLVDDSIVVIENIFRRLQKESFSKDIILDATKEVAVAITSSTLTTVAVFLPIGLVSGVIGKLMLPMVLAVVYSILSSLLVALTVVPLMAFLLLKKTKHRKPNSSPRYVATLKWALSHKFIILLTSFLLFAGSIAAYILLPKANIKSEDDTMLSINMTFPADYAAETQKQKAFDFEKKLLSNSDVTDVILRMGSSAEDAQWGQTTKNNLVSIFVVFKKGSDIDQYIKELKKEHKAFEPAELDYIKTSYSSSGGGNILQFNVTTTNETNLKEAATIVETKLKDMPTLSKVKTNLEDSKKEWQIHVDQTKAEQLGLTPELAAQQVAFLMKKSPIGEVSINNEKTTIMIEHKKENITKQEDILNTNILSPINGPIPLKDIATISEKQLQTEVFHKDGKETIQITAEATNEDLSKVSTEVNKAITDLDLPSGAKVNIAGATESMQENFTDLFKIMGIAIGIVYLIMVITFGQARAPFAILFSLPLAAVGGILGLIVSGTPVDINSLIGALMLIGIVVTNAIVLIERVQQNREHGMETRDALLEAGSTRLRPIIMTAITTIVAMLPLLFGQSQAGSMVSKSLAVVVIGGLAVSTVLTLVVVPVMYELLDKIGRKRRSRRKISTSTETPDI; translated from the coding sequence ATGGATAGGTTAACAAAGTTTTCATTAAAAAACCGAGCCGCTGTTATCATCATGGTTTTTCTCATTTCCATACTCGGCGTTTATTCCGGCTCTAAATTACCTATGGAGTTTTTACCAAGCATCGATAATCCAGCAGTCACTGTCACAACCTTATCTCCAGGACTCGACGCTGAAGCAATGACGAAAGAAGTAACTGATCCCCTCGAAAAACAATTTCGCAATTTAGAGCACATCGACAACATCACTTCTTCTACGCATGAGGGATTATCACGCATCGATATTGCGTATACATCCAAAGCAAATATGAAAGATGCAGCACGCGAAGTTGAAAAGGCGATTAATATAATTAAATTACCTAAAGATGCAACGAAACCAGTAGTTAGCCAATTAAATACTTCTATGATTCCACTCGCTCAAATTGCGATCCAAAAGCAAAACGGATTTTCAAAAGCAGATGAAAAACAAATCGAAAAGGAAATCGTACCACAACTCGAAAGCATTGATGGTGTTGCCAACGTTATGTTTTTCGGAAAATCAACTTCTGAATTATCTATCACACTAGATCCAAACCAATTAAAAAATAAAAACGTAACAACGGAGCAAATATTAAAGGTTTTACAAGGAAAAGAAACTTCCACTCCAGCTGGAGCCGTTACCGTTAATAAAGAAGAATATAACCTTCGCGTCATTGGGGATATAAAAAATATAGATGACATTAAAAACATCACCGTTGCACCTCAAGTACAATTGCAAGATGTTGCTCAAATTGAACTTAAACAACACTACGATACAATCTCACATATAAATGGCGAAGAAGGAACTGGATTAATCATCATGAAAGAGCCAAGTAAAAATGCAGTTGCAATCGGAAAAGAAATCGATGAGAAAATCAAAGATATAAGTAAACAATATAAAGATCAGTTTTCTATTAAACTTTTAGCCTCAACTCATGAGCAAGTTGAAAATGCTGTTACTAGTATGGGAAAAGAAGTAATCCTTGGAGCAATTGCTGCAACTCTAATTATCCTAATCTTTTTACGTAACTTCCGAACGACACTCATCGCTGTTGTCAGTATTCCATTATCTATTTTATTAACACTCTTTTTACTACACCAATCTAACATCACACTCAACACCCTAACACTTGGTGGTTTAGCGGTTGCAGTGGGACGTCTCGTCGATGATAGCATCGTTGTCATTGAGAATATTTTCCGTCGTTTACAAAAAGAATCTTTCTCTAAAGATATTATTCTCGATGCAACGAAAGAGGTCGCAGTCGCAATTACTTCTTCCACTTTAACAACGGTCGCTGTTTTCTTACCTATCGGCCTCGTATCAGGAGTAATCGGAAAATTAATGTTACCTATGGTATTAGCAGTTGTATATTCTATTCTTTCATCCTTACTCGTCGCACTAACAGTTGTTCCACTTATGGCTTTTTTACTACTCAAAAAGACAAAACATCGAAAGCCGAATTCTTCACCACGATATGTCGCTACATTAAAGTGGGCTCTTTCGCATAAATTCATTATTCTACTTACTTCTTTTTTATTATTTGCAGGATCGATTGCAGCCTATATATTACTACCGAAAGCGAACATAAAATCTGAAGACGACACAATGTTATCTATTAACATGACTTTCCCAGCTGATTACGCTGCTGAAACACAAAAACAAAAAGCCTTCGATTTCGAAAAGAAATTACTTTCTAATTCAGATGTAACGGATGTTATTTTACGAATGGGATCTAGCGCAGAAGATGCACAATGGGGACAAACGACGAAAAATAATCTTGTCAGTATATTTGTAGTCTTCAAGAAAGGCTCTGATATTGATCAGTATATTAAAGAGTTAAAAAAAGAACATAAAGCTTTTGAGCCCGCTGAACTTGATTATATAAAAACGAGTTATTCAAGCTCTGGCGGCGGTAATATTTTGCAATTTAACGTAACAACCACTAACGAAACGAATTTAAAAGAGGCTGCTACTATCGTCGAAACAAAACTAAAAGATATGCCTACTCTCTCTAAAGTAAAAACGAATTTAGAAGACTCTAAGAAAGAATGGCAAATCCATGTTGATCAAACAAAGGCCGAACAACTAGGATTAACACCAGAATTAGCAGCACAACAAGTAGCATTCCTTATGAAGAAATCACCTATTGGTGAAGTTTCAATCAATAATGAAAAAACAACTATTATGATAGAACACAAAAAAGAAAACATTACTAAACAAGAAGATATTTTAAACACAAATATATTATCACCTATCAATGGACCAATTCCTTTAAAAGACATTGCAACTATTTCAGAAAAACAACTTCAAACAGAAGTCTTCCATAAAGATGGAAAAGAAACGATTCAAATTACGGCAGAAGCTACAAATGAAGATTTAAGTAAAGTAAGCACAGAAGTAAATAAAGCGATAACTGATTTAGATTTACCTAGCGGCGCAAAAGTAAATATTGCAGGTGCTACTGAATCTATGCAAGAGAACTTCACGGATCTATTCAAAATTATGGGGATTGCAATCGGGATTGTATATTTAATAATGGTTATTACCTTCGGGCAAGCACGCGCTCCTTTCGCAATTTTGTTCTCCTTGCCACTAGCTGCTGTCGGCGGCATTTTAGGATTAATCGTTTCAGGAACACCTGTTGATATAAATTCATTAATTGGCGCATTAATGTTAATCGGGATTGTCGTTACCAATGCTATTGTATTAATAGAAAGAGTACAACAAAATCGGGAACATGGAATGGAAACAAGAGATGCCTTACTAGAAGCGGGATCCACTAGATTACGTCCAATTATTATGACAGCTATAACGACAATCGTCGCTATGCTACCACTCCTATTCGGTCAATCCCAAGCAGGAAGTATGGTATCAAAAAGTTTGGCGGTCGTTGTCATCGGTGGTTTAGCAGTTTCAACCGTTCTTACATTAGTAGTTGTTCCAGTTATGTATGAACTATTAGATAAAATCGGAAGAAAAAGACGCTCTCGCAGAAAAATAAGCACTTCTACAGAAACACCTGATATTTAA
- the pstC gene encoding phosphate ABC transporter permease subunit PstC yields MKGKKQINYVKSEYIGRSLVTFCGIFIVLVTLAIIAFICGKGIQSFTQSGISFTEMLTSTKWSPNADEGTFGAVIFIVGSTVVSLGAVIISAPIAIALAIFMNLISPKFGNKVLKPVLELLVGIPSVVYGLLGVTILVPLLRDSFGGVGFSLIAGIIVLSIMILPTIASIASDAIRSVPFDYLEASYGLGSTKWQAISRVIVPAAKKGILTGVVLGLARAFGEALAVQMVIGNTIKLPEGIYSPTATLTGILTMDMTNTLNGTAWNNALWTLAMILLVISFLFILVIRAIGQRGER; encoded by the coding sequence ATGAAGGGGAAAAAACAAATTAATTACGTGAAAAGTGAATATATAGGAAGATCACTTGTTACGTTTTGTGGTATTTTTATTGTTTTAGTTACATTAGCTATTATTGCGTTTATTTGCGGTAAAGGAATTCAATCTTTTACGCAAAGTGGTATCTCGTTTACTGAGATGCTAACATCGACAAAATGGAGTCCAAATGCTGATGAGGGAACTTTCGGGGCTGTAATTTTCATTGTAGGTTCAACGGTGGTTTCGTTAGGTGCGGTTATTATTAGTGCGCCAATTGCTATAGCTCTTGCTATATTCATGAATTTAATTTCGCCAAAGTTTGGAAATAAAGTATTGAAGCCTGTTTTAGAATTATTAGTTGGTATTCCTTCGGTTGTATACGGATTATTAGGGGTTACAATTTTAGTACCGCTATTACGTGATTCGTTTGGAGGAGTAGGGTTTAGTTTAATTGCAGGTATTATTGTCCTGAGTATTATGATTTTACCTACTATTGCTAGTATCGCTTCTGATGCAATACGCTCGGTTCCATTTGATTATTTAGAAGCTTCTTATGGTTTAGGATCAACGAAATGGCAAGCGATTAGCCGAGTAATTGTTCCTGCTGCGAAAAAAGGGATTTTAACAGGTGTTGTTTTAGGTTTAGCGCGTGCTTTTGGTGAAGCATTAGCGGTTCAAATGGTAATTGGGAATACGATTAAATTACCAGAAGGAATATATAGTCCGACAGCAACGTTAACTGGTATTTTGACAATGGACATGACAAATACATTAAACGGAACTGCTTGGAACAATGCGCTATGGACTTTAGCGATGATTTTACTTGTTATTTCATTCCTGTTTATTTTAGTAATTCGAGCAATTGGGCAAAGAGGTGAGCGATAA